The sequence CGTAGTCGCCCTGCTTGCCGAGCACCACGGTGCGGCGTGGAAACTCCAGGTGGAAGCGGCCGCTGATCAGCACGAGCAGCGCGGTTCGCTGCTCGCCGCGGACCCACTCGGCCCGCCGGTCGCCGGCCGGGTGCCGGCCCCACTTGATCTCCACGTCGGTGCTGTGCCGCGGATGCCCCGGCGGCA is a genomic window of Actinoplanes teichomyceticus ATCC 31121 containing:
- a CDS encoding signal peptidase I, with the protein product MDESIYVGNADPDALAERGWLLGHFMPPGHPRHSTDVEIKWGRHPAGDRRAEWVRGEQRTALLVLISGRFHLEFPRRTVVLGKQGDYVVWGRGVDHSWYAPEEAVVLTVRWPSVPGYAIG